A window of Narcine bancroftii isolate sNarBan1 chromosome 6, sNarBan1.hap1, whole genome shotgun sequence genomic DNA:
AATTATATActacccaaattacccccttctaattctaagcgcacatgtatgtagtgtgtgtgtgtgtgtgtgtgtgtgtgtgtgtgtgtgtgtgtgtgtgtgtgtgtgtgtggatttaagaaaagttctttggctcacagttcaattaacacctacttgtgaaaggtgcttacattctccaagagATCTTCAATAATTCtcaagtctttcaaataagataagttttaaaatttgtgtatgtatgtgacctactctaaatcttataaattctacCCAATTATTTATATTgttaaagaataaaaacagaaattggaAACCATACAATTGCTTTTGAAAGTAAAGTCAGTCCCACAACAACCTGAGTAAAACTTTCACTAGGGAGAAGGTAACACCAAGGACAACACTAGAAAGGATTCATTCAGCATCATGACATCATTTTCAAAGTCAGAAATTTATAGCTATTCAATCTAAACAAAGATTCACAAAAAGGCATTTCAAATGAATATACAATTTAAAATGCCTTCAAAAGCTGATGAAAAGAAAGGAACATTGAACAACTGtggcctgtactcattagaatttaggagaatgagggggatctcactgaaactttttgaatattgaaaaggcaggggacagggtagatgtggaaaggttctttccatggtgggagagtccaagaGAGCACATAGTCAGGATTGAAGAACATTCACTTtagaaaagagatggggaagcactTCAGTCAGAGGTTGGTaaaactgtggaatttgttgccacgtgtGGTTATGAaaaccaagtcattgggtatatttaaaggagatattgattagccagggcatcaaaggctatggggagaaggccaggcaatggggctAAATGGTAAAATGGATCAACTTATgagtgaatggcagaacagactcctgctcctatgttttatagTTACAGCATTGTTCTTGctaaatttatttataaaatatatttCATAGTAAAGCTAGCTTGTGGGCTAGATACAGGGTGACACACAGGTCTCATGACTTTCAGAGACTCAGAGAGAGTTGTTCAAAGTCGCAGCGTCTGAAAAACAGCCATAATGAAACTgaagtgttcttaattgaaactcaataACTGTGTGGTTCTTAAAGCACTTTTGCACAAATTCAACATAATGCTGTTTCAAAACTCAAGTACCATTTGAATGACCCAGCCTCCCGCCGCCACACGACCGGacccccccccgccacacgaccggacccccccccccgccacacgaccggaccccccccccgccacacgaccggaccccccccccgccacacgaccggaccccccccgccacacgaccggacccccccccgccacacgaccggaccccccccgccacacgaccggacccccccccgccacacgaccggacccccccccgccacacgaccggacccccccccgccacacgaccggacccccccccgccacacgaccGGACCCCCCCCCCGCCATACGACCGGAccccccccgccacacgaccGGACCCCACCCCCGCCACACGACCGGACCCCACCCCCGCCACACGACCAGACCCCACCCACGCCACACGACCGGACCCCACCCCCGCCACACGACCGGACCCCACCCCCGCCACACGACcggaccccacccccaccacacgaCCGGACCCCACCCCCGCCACACGACCGGACCCCACCCCCGCCACACGACCGGACCCCCCTCCGACCGCCCCCACCCTACCGGGACCCCGCTCCGACCGCCCCCACCCTACCGTGACCCCCCTCCGAGCGCCCCCACCCTACCGGGACCCCCCCTCCGAGCGCCCCCACCCTACCGGGACCCCCCTCCGACCACCCCCACCATAACGGGACCCACCCTCCGACCACCCCCACCATACCGGGACCCCCCTCCGACCACCCCCACCATACCGGGACCCCCCTCCGACCACCCCCACCATACCGGGACCCCCTTCCGACTACCCCGACCATACCTGGACCCCCTTCCGACCACCCCCACCATACCGGGACCCCCCCGACCACCCCCACCATACCGGGACCCCCCCTCCGACCACCCCCACCATACCGGGACGCCCCTCCGACCACCCCCACCATACCGGGACAACCCCTCCGACCACCCCCACCATACCGGGACCCCCCTCCGACCACTCCCACCATACCGGGACCCCCCCTCCGACCACCCCCACCATACCGGGACCCCCCTCCGACCACCCCCACCATACCGGGACCCCCCTCCGACCACCCCCACCATACCGGGACCCCCCTCCGACCACCCCCACCATACCTGGACCCCCATCCGACCACCCCCACCATACCGGGACCCCCTTCCGACCACCCCGACCATACCGGGACCCCCTTCCGACCACCCCCACCATAGCGGGACCCCCTTCCGACCACCCCCACCATACCGGGACCCCCCTCCGACCACTCCCACCATACCGGGACCCCCCCTCCGACCACCCCCACCATACCGGGACCCCCCTCCGACCACTCCCACCATACCGGGACCCCCCCTCCGACCACCCCCACCATACCGGGACCCCCCTCCGACCACCCCCACCATACCGGGACCCCATTTTGACCACCCCCACCATAccgggacccccccccaccatatcaAGCCCTCCCAGCACCCACCATACCGAGACCCACTACCCCCACCATACCGGGACCCACTACCCCCACCATACCGGGACCCACCACCCCTATTACTAGAGCCCCCtcttaacccccacccccccacgacTCCAACGACCGGACACACGCGCACGAGCGCGCCGCACACCTCCAGCCCCCAACGGCAGGTAAATTATCAGCTTCCAGCTCCCAGGCTATTGGGAGGGATTGGGCCGGACGTTAGCTCCCCGCCTCCCGCCACACCGCTGCAAGAGGACCGAGCGAGGTCCTACCAACCGCAACGGCTGCACTCCGCCGTGCCGTTTTAAAGATGGCGCCGAAAGCGCGCGGCACGCCGGGCCATAAACTGTCACCAGCCAATCAATCGGAGGAGCCCACCAGTGAGGGGAGCCAGGGCGGGATCTCGCTTCGAGGGCGGAGCCTCGAGGAGTGCGTTACCCGACGGGGGCGGAGCCTGCACTCGGAGGGCGGGGCCAGACTCGGGGTGGGCGGGACCAGACTCGGGGTGGGCGGGACCAGACGGGGTGGGCGGGACCTTTTCCAGAGAGAGTTGGAAGGGGGGTCCTCAGCAGCCCAGACATGGGCTTCCAGGGGTGTTTCATGGGTCGAAGGTGCTCACAGcaccaacccggcgatttaagtcggtggggggggaggaaatgcgATGACGGGCCGTGCACTCACCGGATGAAATGAAGTTAAAGATTTTAACCTGACTCTTCCTGGGAAGCTGGTTGAAGCTGCGTTATAATTTCCCCTTTCCTGACCTCCACTGCGGAACTCCTCCTCGACATTTGAACATGGCGCCAACGTGCTGCCCAGGGACGCGCgcgcaagcgctgacgtcaccggAGGAAGCGGGTGGACTGTTTTCGGACGATGCCGAGTGAAGTTTCGCTGGGTTCCCTGACGACCTCCAAGGTGGGGCAGGGACCCCGGTTGGTTTCGGAGCGCGCTGACCGGGTCGTATCTTTTCGAGCTGCAAACATTGGCTCTgacttcaagttcattatcatctgactgcacactGACAGCCAGaccacacctacacacaccccataatttttttttctttggcttggcttcgcggatgaagatttatggagggggtaaatgtccatgtctgctgcaggctcgttggtggctgacaagtccgatgcgggacaggcagacacgggttgcagcggttgcaagagaaaattggttggttggggttgggtgttgggttttttcctcctttgtcttttgtcagtgaggtgggctctgcggtcttcttcaaaggaggttgttgcccgctgaactgtgaggcgccaagatgcacggtttggaggcgagatcagcccactggcggtggtcaatgtggcaggcaccaagagatttctttaagcactccttctacctcttctttggtgcacctctgtctcggtggccagtggagagctcgccatataacacgatcttgggaaggcgatggtcctccattctggagacatgacctacccaacgcagctggatcttcagtagcgtagattcgatgctgtcggcctctgccatctcgagtacttcgatgttggagatgaagtcgctccaatgaatgttgaggatggagcggagacaacgctgatggaagctttctaggagccgtaggtgatgccggtagaggacccttgatttggagctgaacaggagtgtgggtatgacaacggctctgtacacgctgatctttctgtgtttcttcaggtgattgtttttccagactcttttgtgtagtcttccaaaggcgctatttgccttggcgagtctgttgtctatcttgtcgattcttgcatcagaTGATGCATAATAGTCACGTCGAAACATCAAGGCAGAGCGGCTGCTGACAGCTGCAACGCTCCCCGTCCagcagcgcccccccccccccccccaggcaacTTGTGTTACCTCAGAAGGGAACAGGGCCACGTGCCATCTTGTATCGGACAACGGGGTCGGCGATTCGGCCCGCTACTCCAGCATAATTTAACATAAACATATATAATATTTTAGGATGATTGATTCagttcatcaatttcacagcctggGGGAAGAAAGCAGACTTGATTTTAATATCCcttcttcacccccacccccaccattttagtTCAGGcatctgccaacattttgctcataccttaacaaagggctcagacccaaaacgttcGTCGAATATCTtcgacctactgaatttctccagcattgtattcttactttaatcacagcatctgcagtctttcgtgCTTCACTCCTTGTTCCTCCGTCCTGATGATATTTGGCGCcgagaaatttctgctgatggtgattTTTGGCCTTGGCAGACTAAAGAGAATTTTGTGGACTATTacgtctgttttattacatgacaataaaagaattgtGATCTTGATCTTCAAGATACTGTGTGGTGGATGGAAAGGGTTCTCAGTCATTCTTTAAATCCTGTCCTGGTAAATgtggtcaatagaggaaagggagaccccagtgatcttcattgttttgatgatcctcagTCTTCTTCTGGTCCTGTGCTTTGCAGTGACTGTACTAAACAATGATGCAACCACCAACACTCTcaaatgtgctcctgtaaaatgtcaagatgggggctggtagctttgccctcctcaacctcttcaGGTCGTGTAGGACTTGCTGACGACTGAGGAGGTGTTGGTCGTCagcaagattccttcattgttgGGTGATAGAACAGGACAGCTCGAACTCCAGATTGAAACATAATCAGGAAGccatcagcacccaaggcccctatgggagcccttcttgccctcagcaccctctcaaatcccagttccaatatctggttcccatgagctggtctccagcagcccacagcctgtgtgttgGGTCTCTTCTTTGCTTCTCAACTGGGAGTAttctccctatttctggtgcCTTGACCCAGTTtgctgctaccccccccccccctccccggatTCTGCAACTCCTCTTGTCCGCTGACGAGCATCGGCACGGAAATCTTGGGCACAAACCCTGTGgttggaaaatttttaaaataaaacaccgtcGGCCACTTA
This region includes:
- the LOC138737307 gene encoding uncharacterized protein, translated to MSNFEDDNSTKVGLISNNDEAHYRAPPPYRDPPPTTPTITGPTLRPPPPYRDPPPTTPTIPGPPSDHPHHTGTPFRLPRPYLDPLPTTPTIPGPPRPPPPYRDPPSDHPHHTGTPLRPPPPYRDNPSDHPHHTGTPLRPLPPYRDPPSDHPHHTGTPLRPPPPYRDPPPTTPTIPGPPSDHPHHTWTPIRPPPPYRDPLPTTPTIPGPPSDHPHHSGTPFRPPPPYRDPPPTTPTIPGPPLRPPPPYRDPPPTTPTIPGPPLRPPPPYRDPPPTTPTIPGPHFDHPHHTGTPPHHIKPSQHPPYRDPLPPPYRDPLPPPYRDPPPLLLEPPLNPHPPTTPTTGHTRTSAPHTSSPQRQVNYQLPAPRLLGGIGPDVSSPPPATPLQEDRARSYQPQRLHSAVPF